From Chionomys nivalis chromosome 21, mChiNiv1.1, whole genome shotgun sequence, a single genomic window includes:
- the Man2b1 gene encoding lysosomal alpha-mannosidase yields MGTPRLASGVCAGGGSVGWVWMNSCTLGSPVLPISFLFWLLLASPGAWAAGYETCPTVKPGMLNVHLLPHTHDDVGWLKTVDQYYYGILNDIQHASVQYILDSVISSLLEDPTRRFIYVEMAFFSRWWKEQTNETKDTVRELVHQGRLEFVNGGWVMNDEAATHYGAIVDQMTLGLRFLQDTFGSSGRPRVAWHIDPFGHSREQASLFAQMGFDGFFLGRIDYQDKIVRQKKLKMEEVWRASASLKPPAADLFTGVLPNNYNPPKNLCWDVLCADKPMVEDPKSPEFNAVTLVNYFLKLAYSQQQYYRTNHTVMTMGSDFQYENANMWFKNMDKLIRLVNEQQVNGSRVHVLYSTPTCYLWELNKANLTWSVKEDDFFPYADGPHMFWTGYFSSRPALKRYERLSYNFLQVCNQLEALAGVAANLGSYGTGDSGPLNEAMAVLQHHDAVTGTARQNVADDYARQLAAGWGPCEVLVSNALSQLSYYKQNFSFCRELNMSVCPVSQNSEHFQVTIYNPLGRKVDHMVRLPVDEGIFFVKDPDGKTVHNNVVMLPSSFGKKDQWELLFSASVPALGFSIYTVDKVTVHKSLQATSRKHRSHDRSQVLAIENEYIRATFDSSTGLLMKIENMEQKLSLPVSQGFFWYNASTGDEKSTQASGAYIFRPSHLKPLPVSRWAKVHLVKTALVQEVHQNFSAWCSQVVRLYPGQRHLELEWTVGPIPVEEHWGKEVISRFDTPMRTNGEFYTDSNGREILKRRRDRRPTWRLSQTEPVAGNYYPVSTRIYITDGHVQLAVVTDRSQGGSSLQDGSLELMVHRRLLVDDARGVGEPLKESGAGSTVRGRHFVLLSSVSDAAARHRLLAEEVVLAPQVVLAQAGSSLYYSRAAPRTQFSGLRRDLPPQVHLLTLARWGPKMLLLRLEHQFAATEDSGRNLSSPVTLNLQNLFRVFTITHLQETTLAANQPLSKSKASRLKWITNTGPTSYPPPSNLDPTSVTLQPMEIRTFVATVQ; encoded by the exons ATGGGCACCCCACGGCTGGCCTCTGGTGTCTGTGCTGGTGGCGGGAGTGTTGGTTGGGTCTGGATGAACTCCTGCACTCTAGGTTCGCCTGTCTTgcctatttcttttctcttttggttgttACTGGCCTCACCTGGCGCTTGGGCCGCGGGCTACGAG ACATGTCCCACAGTGAAGCCGGGCATGCTCAACGTGCACCTGTTGCCTCATACACATGATGATGTAGGCTGGCTGAAGACAGTGGACCAGTACTATTATGGCA TCCTAAATGATATTCAGCATGCATCTGTTCAGTACATCCTAGACTCGGTAATCTCCTCTCTGCTGGAGGATCCCACCCGTCGCTTCATCTACGTGGAGATGGCTTTCTTTTCCCGTTGGTGGAAGGAGCAGACAAACGAAACGAAGGACACCGTACGGGAACTGGTGCACCAGG GGCGCCTGGAGTTTGTCAATGGCGGCTGGGTGATGAATGACGAGGCCGCTACCCACTATGGTGCTATTGTGGACCAGATGACACTTGGGCTACGCTTCCTGCAAGATACATTCGGTAGCAGTGGGCGTCCCCGTGTAGCCTGGCATATTGACCCTTTTGGCCACTCTCGAGAACAGGCCTCTCTGTTTGCCCAG ATGGGTTTTGATGGCTTCTTCCTTGGGCGCATTGACTATCAAGATAAAATTGTTCGgcagaagaaactgaagatggAGGAGGTGTGGAGGGCCAGTGCCAGCTTGAAGCCCCCAGCTGCTGACCTCTTTACAG GTGTGCTCCCCAATAATTACAACCCTCCGAAGAACCTGTGTTGGGATGTGCTGTGTGCAGACAAACCCATGGTGGAGGATCccaaaagccctgagttcaatgcaGTTACTTTGGTCAATTACTTCCTGAAGCTGGCCTATTCCCAG CAACAGTATTACCGAACCAACCATACTGTGATGACCATGGGTTCTGACTTCCAGTATGAGAATGCCAACATGTGGTTCAAAAACATGGACAAGCTTATCCGCCTGGTGAACGAACAG CAGGTAAACGGAAGCCGGGTTCACGTTCTCTACTCTACGCCTACGTGTTACCTCTGGGAGCTGAACAAGGCCAATCTAACCTG GTCTGTGAAGGAGGACGACTTCTTTCCGTATGCCGACGGCCCCCACATGTTCTGGACCGGCTATTTTTCCAGCAGGCCGGCCCTCAAACGCTATGAGCGCCTCAGCTACAACTTCCTGCAG GTGTGCAACCAGCTGGAGGCACTGGCCGGTGTGGCAGCGAACTTGGGATCCTATGGCACAGGAGACAGTGGACCCCTTA ACGAGGCAATGGCGGTGCTCCAGCACCACGACGCGGTCACTGGTACCGCACGGCAGAACGTTGCAGATGACTATGCACGGCAGCTGGCAGCAGGCTGGGGACCCTGTGAG GTTCTGGTGAGCAATGCTCTGTCGCAGCTCAGCTACTACAAACAGAACTTCTCATTCTGCCGAGAGCTCAACATGAGCGTCTGCCCGGTCAGCCAGAATTCAGAGCAC TTCCAGGTAACTATTTACAACCCCCTGGGCCGGAAGGTGGATCATATGGTCCGGCTGCCAGTCGACGAAGGCATCTTCTTTGTGAAGGACCCTGATGGAAAGACTGTACACAATAAT GTGGTGATGCTCCCCAGCTCCTTTGGTAAGAAGGACCAGTGGGAGTTGCTGTTCTCAGCCTCAGTGCCTGCCCTGGGTTTCAGCATCTACACTGTGGACAAGGTGACTGTCCATAAAAGCCTTCAGGCCACCTCCAGGAAACACAGGTCCCATGACAGGTCCCAAGTCTTGGCCATTGAAAATGAG TACATCCGGGCTACATTTGACTCCAGCACAGGGTTATTGATGAAGATTGAAAACATGGAGCAGAAGCTCTCACTCCCTGTGAGCCAAGGCTTCTTTTG GTACAACGCTAGCACCGGGGATGAGAAGAGTACTCAGGCCTCTGGTGCCTACATCTTCAGACCCAGCCATCTCAAGCCGCTGCCTGTGAGCCGCTGGGCTAAGGTCCACCTGGTGAAG ACAGCCCTGGTGCAGGAGGTACACCAGAACTTTTCAGCCTGGTGTTCTCAGGTGGTTCGTCTGTACCCAGGACAGCGTCACTTGGAGCTGGAGTGGACGGTGGGACCAATCCCAGTGGA AGAACACTGGGGAAAGGAGGTCATCAGCCGCTTTGACACGCCAATGAGAACGAATGGAGAATTCTACACCGACAGCAACGGCAGGGAAATCCTCAAGAGGAG GCGTGATCGTCGACCCACTTGGAGGTTAAGTCAGACTGAACCCGTGGCTGGGAATTACTATCCTGTCAGCACTCGGATCTACATCACG GATGGGCACGTGCAGCTGGCTGTGGTGACCGACCGCTCCCAGGGGGGCAGCAGTCTGCAGGATGGCTCACTAGAGCTCATG GTGCACCGACGGCTGCTGGTGGATGATGCGCGCGGAGTGGGGGAGCCCCTGAAGGAGTCAGGGGCCGGGAGTACGGTGCGAGGGCGCCACTTTGTGCTTTTGAGTTCTGTTAGTGATGCGGCTGCAAGGCACCGACTGCTGGCGGAGGAGGTGGTCCTGGCCCCTCAGGTGGTGCTGGCCCAGGCTGGTAGCAGTCTATATTACTCCCGGGCGGCACCAAGGACACAG TTCTCCGGACTTCGCAGGGATCTACCTCCCCAGGTGCATCTGCTTACACTGGCCCGCTGGGGACCAAAGATGCTGCTGCTGCGTTTGGAGCACCAGTTCGCTGCGACAGAAGATTCGGGCCGCAACCTGAGCTCCCCTGTAACCTTGAACTTGCAG AACCTGTTCCGGGTCTTCACGATCACACACCTGCAGGAGACCACCCTGGCTGCCAATCAACCCCTGTCCAAGTCCAAGGCTTCCAGGCTGAAGTGGATAACAAATACTG GTCCCACATCCTATCCTCCTCCCTCCAACTTGGACCCTACCTCAGTCACACTGCAGCCTATGGAAATACGAACCTTCGTGGCTACCGTTCAATGA
- the Wdr83os gene encoding PAT complex subunit Asterix, whose translation MSTNNMSDPRRPNKVLRYKPPPSECNPALDDPTPDYMNLLGMIFSMCGLMLKLKWCAWVAVYCSFISFANSRSSEDTKQMMSSFMLSISAVVMSYLQNPQPMTPPW comes from the exons ATGTCCACCAACAATATGTCCGACCCACGGAGACCCAACAAAGTGCTGAG GTATAAGCCTCCGCCGAGCGAGTGCAACCCAGCTTTGGACGACCCGACGCCGGACTACATGAATCTCCTCGGCATGATCTTTAGCATGTGCGGCCTCATGCTTAAG CTGAAATGGTGTGCTTGGGTGGCCGTCTACTGTTCCTTTATCAGCTTTGCCAACTCCCGGAGCTCGGAAGACACCAAGCAGATGATGAGTAGCTTCAT GCTCTCAATCTCTGCCGTGGTGATGTCCTATCTGCAGAATCCTCAGCCCATGACGCCCCCGTGGTGA